The following coding sequences lie in one Gadus macrocephalus chromosome 1, ASM3116895v1 genomic window:
- the src gene encoding proto-oncogene tyrosine-protein kinase Src isoform X2, whose translation MGGSKSKAKDAGQRTRSIDDNLTAGGGVGGHHLNPNQQSVTPNRISGAGDGTSMRGSQPSANKAEMALFGGVDTSNAASPNNRCTLSGGVTTFVALYDYESRTASDLSFRKGERLQIVNNIEGDWWLARSLNTGESGYIPSNYVAPSDSIQAEDHIRLTMESRWYFGKITRRESERLLLSLENRRGTFLVRESETTKGAYCLSVLDYDNTKGLNVKHYKIRKLDSGGFYITSRTQFTNLQLLVNHYRKHADGLCHSLSDVCPILKPQTQGLAKDAWEIPRDSLRLDLKLGQGCFGEVWMGTWNGTTRVAIKTLKPGTMSPEAFLMEAQVMKKLRHEKLVQLYAVVSEEPIYIVTEYMGQGSLLDFLKGDMGKMLRLPQLVDMASQIASGMAYVERMNYVHRDLRAANILVGDNLVCKVADFGLARLIEDNEYTARQGAKFPIKWTAPEAALYGRFTIKSDVWSFGVLLTELATKGRVPYPGMVNREVLDQVERGYRMPCPAECPESMHELMGTCWRKEPEERPTFEYLQGFLEDYFTSTEPQYQPGENL comes from the exons ATGGGGGGGTCCAAGAGCAAGGCGAAGGACGCGGGCCAGCGCACGCGGAGCATCGACGACAACCTCACCGCGGGGGGCGGAGTCGGAGGCCACCACCTCAACCCCAACCAGCAGTCCGTGACGCCCAATCGGATCTCGGGGGCGGGGGATGGAACCTCCATGCGTGGCAGTCAGCCGTCGGCCAATAAGGCGGAGATGGCGCTGTTTGGGGGCGTGGACACCAGCAACGCCGCCTCCCCGAACAACAGATGCACGCTATCAG GGGGCGTGACGACCTTTGTGGCGTTATACGACTACGAATCCCGGACGGCCTCCGATCTGTCCTTCAGGAAGGGCGAACGCCTGCAGATTGTCAACAACAT AGAAGGGGACTGGtggctcgctcgctcgctcaacACCGGAGAGAGCGGATACATCCCCAGCAACTATGTGGCTCCTTCAGACTCCATCCAGGCAGAAGA TCATATCAGACTGACCATGGAGTCCAG gtggtaCTTTGGTAAGATCACGCGTCGGGAGTCGGAGAGGCTTCTGCTGAGTTTGGAGAACAGGAGAGGAACGTTCCTGGTGCGAGAGAGTGAGACGACCAAAG GTgcctactgtctgtctgtccttgaCTACGACAACACCAAAGGGTTGAACGTGAAACACTACAAGATCAGGAAGCTGGACAGCGGCGGCTTCTACATCACATCTCGCACGCAGTTCACCAACCTGCAGCTGCTGGTCAACCACTACCGCA AGCACGCAGACGGCCTGTGCCACTCTCTGTCGGACGTGTGCCCCATCCTGAAGCCCCAGACCCAAGGGCTGGCCAAGGACGCCTGGGAGATCCCTCGGGACTCGCTGCGGCTGGACCTCAAACTGGGCCAGGGCTGCTTCGGAGAGGTCTGGATGG GAACGTGGAACGGCACGACGCGCGTGGCCATCAAGACCCTGAAGCCGGGCACCATGTCCCCCGAGGCCTTCCTGATGGAGGCGCAGGTCATGAAGAAGCTGCGGCACGAGAAGCTGGTGCAGCTGTACGCCGTGGTGTCGGAGGAGCCCATCTACATCGTCACCGAGTACATGGGCCAAG GTAGTTTACTGGACTTCCTGAAGGGTGACATGGGTAAAATGCTTCGTCTGCCTCAACTCGTCGACATGGCGTCACAG ATTGCGTCTGGGATGGCGTACGTGGAGCGGATGAACTACGTGCACAGAGACCTGCGGGCGGCCAACATCCTGGTGGGGGACAACCTGGTGTGCAAGGTGGCCGACTTCGGCCTGGCGCGGCTCATAGAGGACAACGAGTACACGGCCCGCCAGG GAGCCAAGTTCCCCATCAAGTGGACCGCCCCAGAGGCGGCGCTGTACGGCCGCTTCACCATCAAGTCGGACGTCTGGTCGTTCGGGGTGCTGCTCACTGAGCTGGCCACCAAGGGCAGAGTTCCCTATCCAG gcaTGGTGAACCGCGAGGTCCTGGACCAGGTGGAGCGCGGCTACAGGATGCCGTGCCCAGCCGAGTGCCCTGAGTCCATGCACGAGCTGATGGGAACCTGCTGGCGCAAGGAGCCCGAGGAGAGGCCCACCTTCGAGTACCTGCAGGGCTTCTTGGAGGACTACTTCACCTCCACCGAGCCCCAGTACCAGCCCGGGGAGAACCTCTGA
- the src gene encoding proto-oncogene tyrosine-protein kinase Src isoform X1, with product MGGSKSKAKDAGQRTRSIDDNLTAGGGVGGHHLNPNQQSVTPNRISGAGDGTSMRGSQPSANKAEMALFGGVDTSNAASPNNRCTLSGGVTTFVALYDYESRTASDLSFRKGERLQIVNNMRKVNSREGDWWLARSLNTGESGYIPSNYVAPSDSIQAEDHIRLTMESRWYFGKITRRESERLLLSLENRRGTFLVRESETTKGAYCLSVLDYDNTKGLNVKHYKIRKLDSGGFYITSRTQFTNLQLLVNHYRKHADGLCHSLSDVCPILKPQTQGLAKDAWEIPRDSLRLDLKLGQGCFGEVWMGTWNGTTRVAIKTLKPGTMSPEAFLMEAQVMKKLRHEKLVQLYAVVSEEPIYIVTEYMGQGSLLDFLKGDMGKMLRLPQLVDMASQIASGMAYVERMNYVHRDLRAANILVGDNLVCKVADFGLARLIEDNEYTARQGAKFPIKWTAPEAALYGRFTIKSDVWSFGVLLTELATKGRVPYPGMVNREVLDQVERGYRMPCPAECPESMHELMGTCWRKEPEERPTFEYLQGFLEDYFTSTEPQYQPGENL from the exons ATGGGGGGGTCCAAGAGCAAGGCGAAGGACGCGGGCCAGCGCACGCGGAGCATCGACGACAACCTCACCGCGGGGGGCGGAGTCGGAGGCCACCACCTCAACCCCAACCAGCAGTCCGTGACGCCCAATCGGATCTCGGGGGCGGGGGATGGAACCTCCATGCGTGGCAGTCAGCCGTCGGCCAATAAGGCGGAGATGGCGCTGTTTGGGGGCGTGGACACCAGCAACGCCGCCTCCCCGAACAACAGATGCACGCTATCAG GGGGCGTGACGACCTTTGTGGCGTTATACGACTACGAATCCCGGACGGCCTCCGATCTGTCCTTCAGGAAGGGCGAACGCCTGCAGATTGTCAACAACAT GAGGAAGGTAAACAGCAG AGAAGGGGACTGGtggctcgctcgctcgctcaacACCGGAGAGAGCGGATACATCCCCAGCAACTATGTGGCTCCTTCAGACTCCATCCAGGCAGAAGA TCATATCAGACTGACCATGGAGTCCAG gtggtaCTTTGGTAAGATCACGCGTCGGGAGTCGGAGAGGCTTCTGCTGAGTTTGGAGAACAGGAGAGGAACGTTCCTGGTGCGAGAGAGTGAGACGACCAAAG GTgcctactgtctgtctgtccttgaCTACGACAACACCAAAGGGTTGAACGTGAAACACTACAAGATCAGGAAGCTGGACAGCGGCGGCTTCTACATCACATCTCGCACGCAGTTCACCAACCTGCAGCTGCTGGTCAACCACTACCGCA AGCACGCAGACGGCCTGTGCCACTCTCTGTCGGACGTGTGCCCCATCCTGAAGCCCCAGACCCAAGGGCTGGCCAAGGACGCCTGGGAGATCCCTCGGGACTCGCTGCGGCTGGACCTCAAACTGGGCCAGGGCTGCTTCGGAGAGGTCTGGATGG GAACGTGGAACGGCACGACGCGCGTGGCCATCAAGACCCTGAAGCCGGGCACCATGTCCCCCGAGGCCTTCCTGATGGAGGCGCAGGTCATGAAGAAGCTGCGGCACGAGAAGCTGGTGCAGCTGTACGCCGTGGTGTCGGAGGAGCCCATCTACATCGTCACCGAGTACATGGGCCAAG GTAGTTTACTGGACTTCCTGAAGGGTGACATGGGTAAAATGCTTCGTCTGCCTCAACTCGTCGACATGGCGTCACAG ATTGCGTCTGGGATGGCGTACGTGGAGCGGATGAACTACGTGCACAGAGACCTGCGGGCGGCCAACATCCTGGTGGGGGACAACCTGGTGTGCAAGGTGGCCGACTTCGGCCTGGCGCGGCTCATAGAGGACAACGAGTACACGGCCCGCCAGG GAGCCAAGTTCCCCATCAAGTGGACCGCCCCAGAGGCGGCGCTGTACGGCCGCTTCACCATCAAGTCGGACGTCTGGTCGTTCGGGGTGCTGCTCACTGAGCTGGCCACCAAGGGCAGAGTTCCCTATCCAG gcaTGGTGAACCGCGAGGTCCTGGACCAGGTGGAGCGCGGCTACAGGATGCCGTGCCCAGCCGAGTGCCCTGAGTCCATGCACGAGCTGATGGGAACCTGCTGGCGCAAGGAGCCCGAGGAGAGGCCCACCTTCGAGTACCTGCAGGGCTTCTTGGAGGACTACTTCACCTCCACCGAGCCCCAGTACCAGCCCGGGGAGAACCTCTGA
- the src gene encoding proto-oncogene tyrosine-protein kinase Src isoform X3 has translation MGGSKSKAKDAGQRTRSIDDNLTAGGGVGGHHLNPNQQSVTPNRISGAGDGTSMRGSQPSANKAEMALFGGVDTSNAASPNNRCTLSGGVTTFVALYDYESRTASDLSFRKGERLQIVNNMRKVNSREGDWWLARSLNTGESGYIPSNYVAPSDSIQAEEWYFGKITRRESERLLLSLENRRGTFLVRESETTKGAYCLSVLDYDNTKGLNVKHYKIRKLDSGGFYITSRTQFTNLQLLVNHYRKHADGLCHSLSDVCPILKPQTQGLAKDAWEIPRDSLRLDLKLGQGCFGEVWMGTWNGTTRVAIKTLKPGTMSPEAFLMEAQVMKKLRHEKLVQLYAVVSEEPIYIVTEYMGQGSLLDFLKGDMGKMLRLPQLVDMASQIASGMAYVERMNYVHRDLRAANILVGDNLVCKVADFGLARLIEDNEYTARQGAKFPIKWTAPEAALYGRFTIKSDVWSFGVLLTELATKGRVPYPGMVNREVLDQVERGYRMPCPAECPESMHELMGTCWRKEPEERPTFEYLQGFLEDYFTSTEPQYQPGENL, from the exons ATGGGGGGGTCCAAGAGCAAGGCGAAGGACGCGGGCCAGCGCACGCGGAGCATCGACGACAACCTCACCGCGGGGGGCGGAGTCGGAGGCCACCACCTCAACCCCAACCAGCAGTCCGTGACGCCCAATCGGATCTCGGGGGCGGGGGATGGAACCTCCATGCGTGGCAGTCAGCCGTCGGCCAATAAGGCGGAGATGGCGCTGTTTGGGGGCGTGGACACCAGCAACGCCGCCTCCCCGAACAACAGATGCACGCTATCAG GGGGCGTGACGACCTTTGTGGCGTTATACGACTACGAATCCCGGACGGCCTCCGATCTGTCCTTCAGGAAGGGCGAACGCCTGCAGATTGTCAACAACAT GAGGAAGGTAAACAGCAG AGAAGGGGACTGGtggctcgctcgctcgctcaacACCGGAGAGAGCGGATACATCCCCAGCAACTATGTGGCTCCTTCAGACTCCATCCAGGCAGAAGA gtggtaCTTTGGTAAGATCACGCGTCGGGAGTCGGAGAGGCTTCTGCTGAGTTTGGAGAACAGGAGAGGAACGTTCCTGGTGCGAGAGAGTGAGACGACCAAAG GTgcctactgtctgtctgtccttgaCTACGACAACACCAAAGGGTTGAACGTGAAACACTACAAGATCAGGAAGCTGGACAGCGGCGGCTTCTACATCACATCTCGCACGCAGTTCACCAACCTGCAGCTGCTGGTCAACCACTACCGCA AGCACGCAGACGGCCTGTGCCACTCTCTGTCGGACGTGTGCCCCATCCTGAAGCCCCAGACCCAAGGGCTGGCCAAGGACGCCTGGGAGATCCCTCGGGACTCGCTGCGGCTGGACCTCAAACTGGGCCAGGGCTGCTTCGGAGAGGTCTGGATGG GAACGTGGAACGGCACGACGCGCGTGGCCATCAAGACCCTGAAGCCGGGCACCATGTCCCCCGAGGCCTTCCTGATGGAGGCGCAGGTCATGAAGAAGCTGCGGCACGAGAAGCTGGTGCAGCTGTACGCCGTGGTGTCGGAGGAGCCCATCTACATCGTCACCGAGTACATGGGCCAAG GTAGTTTACTGGACTTCCTGAAGGGTGACATGGGTAAAATGCTTCGTCTGCCTCAACTCGTCGACATGGCGTCACAG ATTGCGTCTGGGATGGCGTACGTGGAGCGGATGAACTACGTGCACAGAGACCTGCGGGCGGCCAACATCCTGGTGGGGGACAACCTGGTGTGCAAGGTGGCCGACTTCGGCCTGGCGCGGCTCATAGAGGACAACGAGTACACGGCCCGCCAGG GAGCCAAGTTCCCCATCAAGTGGACCGCCCCAGAGGCGGCGCTGTACGGCCGCTTCACCATCAAGTCGGACGTCTGGTCGTTCGGGGTGCTGCTCACTGAGCTGGCCACCAAGGGCAGAGTTCCCTATCCAG gcaTGGTGAACCGCGAGGTCCTGGACCAGGTGGAGCGCGGCTACAGGATGCCGTGCCCAGCCGAGTGCCCTGAGTCCATGCACGAGCTGATGGGAACCTGCTGGCGCAAGGAGCCCGAGGAGAGGCCCACCTTCGAGTACCTGCAGGGCTTCTTGGAGGACTACTTCACCTCCACCGAGCCCCAGTACCAGCCCGGGGAGAACCTCTGA
- the src gene encoding proto-oncogene tyrosine-protein kinase Src isoform X4: MGGSKSKAKDAGQRTRSIDDNLTAGGGVGGHHLNPNQQSVTPNRISGAGDGTSMRGSQPSANKAEMALFGGVDTSNAASPNNRCTLSGGVTTFVALYDYESRTASDLSFRKGERLQIVNNIEGDWWLARSLNTGESGYIPSNYVAPSDSIQAEEWYFGKITRRESERLLLSLENRRGTFLVRESETTKGAYCLSVLDYDNTKGLNVKHYKIRKLDSGGFYITSRTQFTNLQLLVNHYRKHADGLCHSLSDVCPILKPQTQGLAKDAWEIPRDSLRLDLKLGQGCFGEVWMGTWNGTTRVAIKTLKPGTMSPEAFLMEAQVMKKLRHEKLVQLYAVVSEEPIYIVTEYMGQGSLLDFLKGDMGKMLRLPQLVDMASQIASGMAYVERMNYVHRDLRAANILVGDNLVCKVADFGLARLIEDNEYTARQGAKFPIKWTAPEAALYGRFTIKSDVWSFGVLLTELATKGRVPYPGMVNREVLDQVERGYRMPCPAECPESMHELMGTCWRKEPEERPTFEYLQGFLEDYFTSTEPQYQPGENL; encoded by the exons ATGGGGGGGTCCAAGAGCAAGGCGAAGGACGCGGGCCAGCGCACGCGGAGCATCGACGACAACCTCACCGCGGGGGGCGGAGTCGGAGGCCACCACCTCAACCCCAACCAGCAGTCCGTGACGCCCAATCGGATCTCGGGGGCGGGGGATGGAACCTCCATGCGTGGCAGTCAGCCGTCGGCCAATAAGGCGGAGATGGCGCTGTTTGGGGGCGTGGACACCAGCAACGCCGCCTCCCCGAACAACAGATGCACGCTATCAG GGGGCGTGACGACCTTTGTGGCGTTATACGACTACGAATCCCGGACGGCCTCCGATCTGTCCTTCAGGAAGGGCGAACGCCTGCAGATTGTCAACAACAT AGAAGGGGACTGGtggctcgctcgctcgctcaacACCGGAGAGAGCGGATACATCCCCAGCAACTATGTGGCTCCTTCAGACTCCATCCAGGCAGAAGA gtggtaCTTTGGTAAGATCACGCGTCGGGAGTCGGAGAGGCTTCTGCTGAGTTTGGAGAACAGGAGAGGAACGTTCCTGGTGCGAGAGAGTGAGACGACCAAAG GTgcctactgtctgtctgtccttgaCTACGACAACACCAAAGGGTTGAACGTGAAACACTACAAGATCAGGAAGCTGGACAGCGGCGGCTTCTACATCACATCTCGCACGCAGTTCACCAACCTGCAGCTGCTGGTCAACCACTACCGCA AGCACGCAGACGGCCTGTGCCACTCTCTGTCGGACGTGTGCCCCATCCTGAAGCCCCAGACCCAAGGGCTGGCCAAGGACGCCTGGGAGATCCCTCGGGACTCGCTGCGGCTGGACCTCAAACTGGGCCAGGGCTGCTTCGGAGAGGTCTGGATGG GAACGTGGAACGGCACGACGCGCGTGGCCATCAAGACCCTGAAGCCGGGCACCATGTCCCCCGAGGCCTTCCTGATGGAGGCGCAGGTCATGAAGAAGCTGCGGCACGAGAAGCTGGTGCAGCTGTACGCCGTGGTGTCGGAGGAGCCCATCTACATCGTCACCGAGTACATGGGCCAAG GTAGTTTACTGGACTTCCTGAAGGGTGACATGGGTAAAATGCTTCGTCTGCCTCAACTCGTCGACATGGCGTCACAG ATTGCGTCTGGGATGGCGTACGTGGAGCGGATGAACTACGTGCACAGAGACCTGCGGGCGGCCAACATCCTGGTGGGGGACAACCTGGTGTGCAAGGTGGCCGACTTCGGCCTGGCGCGGCTCATAGAGGACAACGAGTACACGGCCCGCCAGG GAGCCAAGTTCCCCATCAAGTGGACCGCCCCAGAGGCGGCGCTGTACGGCCGCTTCACCATCAAGTCGGACGTCTGGTCGTTCGGGGTGCTGCTCACTGAGCTGGCCACCAAGGGCAGAGTTCCCTATCCAG gcaTGGTGAACCGCGAGGTCCTGGACCAGGTGGAGCGCGGCTACAGGATGCCGTGCCCAGCCGAGTGCCCTGAGTCCATGCACGAGCTGATGGGAACCTGCTGGCGCAAGGAGCCCGAGGAGAGGCCCACCTTCGAGTACCTGCAGGGCTTCTTGGAGGACTACTTCACCTCCACCGAGCCCCAGTACCAGCCCGGGGAGAACCTCTGA